One Phoenix dactylifera cultivar Barhee BC4 chromosome 8, palm_55x_up_171113_PBpolish2nd_filt_p, whole genome shotgun sequence genomic window carries:
- the LOC103721334 gene encoding receptor kinase-like protein Xa21 — translation MLQGHIPMSFVNLSSLTYLQLSNNSLTGGIPHFIGSMSTLNYLDLSANNFIGGIPPSLGNLSTLTHLDLSQNNLEGGIPPSLGKLSSLTTFLYLAFNSLSGTIPPALWNLSSLTLFGVENNNLHGSLPSYVGDALPQLRVFNLYGNQFHGPIPMSFSNTSRLEIIDLSINNFSGIIPPSLGRLQGLSKVILAYNMLETREAAGWSFLDALANCSNLRGLQLDNNRLGGMLPKSVANLSTTLTWLSMGHNQIYGSIPSEIRNLANLTLLDLGPNLLTGYIPATLGMLQNLHVLDLNGNNFSGRIPINLGNLTQLNQLYLGFNELNGSIPTSLGNCQNLEYLSLDHNKLTGSIPVEVLHISSLSTLLGLSRNALTGLLPSTVGSLKNLDILDVSENQLSGEIPDRLGECQVMEYLNMRGNFFNGTIPLSLANLRGLQLLDLSCNNLSGRIPEFLESFRLLQNLNLSFNNLEGEVPKGGVFGNISAISIQGNTKLCGGNPKMNLPPCSIEIPAKRHKSPRLAIVISLVVCAILCLIVFFSLFAARCWSQKSRRESPAMTLIKDQHMRVSYADLLKATDGFSLANLIGVGSFGSVYKGIMDHGDQEIVAVKVLNLQQHGASRSFFAECEALRNIRHRNLVKILTSCSSMDFEGNDFKALVFEFFPIGSLEKWLHPESSEQSNSRKLSLTERLNIAIDVASAVEYLHYHGPKPIVHCDLKPSNVLLSDDMTARVSDFGLARFLNRTISNSFLNPVSSMELKGSIGYVAPEYGLANKISTNGDVYSFGILLLELFTGKRPTDDIFTEGFSLHEFVQMAFPHEVLGIMDPHMVLQEEDGEASDYTRNLSDIRGEAEKCIASVLKVGLSCSKESPIERMQMMDVTRELHAIRDALRLDIIG, via the exons ATGCTTCAAGGACATATTCCAATGTCATTTGTGAACCTCTCCTCTCTAACTTACCTGCAGCTGTCCAATAACAGTCTCACAGGAGGCATTCCACATTTCATAGGAAGTATGTCGACCCTTAATTATCTTGATCTGTCAGCCAACAATTTTATAGGAGGCATCCCTCCTTCACTAGGGAACCTTTCTACTCTCACTCATCTTGATCTATCCCAAAATAATCTTGAAGGAGGAATCCCTCCTTCATTAGGGAAACTCTCTTCACTCACAACTTTCTTATACCTAGCCTTTAATAGTCTTTCCGGAACCATACCACCTGCACTTTGGAACCTTTCTTCCCTCACTTTATTTGGTGTTGAGAATAACAATCTCCATGGGTCCCTTCCATCATATGTGGGAGATGCTCTTCCCCAGCTTCGAGTTTTCAACTTGTATGGCAACCAGTTTCATGGTCCCATTCCAATGTCATTTTCCAACACCTCCAGACTTGAAATCATCGATCTATCTATAAACAATTTTTCAGGAATTATCCCACCAAGCCTAGGAAGATTACAAGGTCTTTCAAAAGTGATTCTTGCCTACAATATGCTAGAAACCAGGGAAGCTGCTGGTTGGAGCTTTCTTGATGCTTTAGCAAACTGCAGCAACTTAAGAGGATTGCAGCTAGACAACAATAGGCTTGGTGGCATGCTACCCAAATCTGTGGCCAATCTCTCCACAACACTGACATGGCTTTCCATGGGACATAACCAAATATATGGAAGCATACCTTCAGAGATCAGGAACCTTGCCAACCTGACCCTTCTAGATTTGGGTCCAAACCTTCTAACAGGTTATATTCCTGCCACTCTTGGGATGCTACAAAACTTGCATGTATTAGACTTGAATGGAAACAACTTTTCTGGTAGAATCCCAATAAACCTAGGCAATCTCACTCAGTTGAACCAGCTTTACCTAGGATTTAATGAGCTGAACGGAAGCATACCCACCAGCCTTGGCAACTGTCAAAACTTGGAATACTTGAGCCTTGATCACAATAAACTTACTGGTAGCATCCCTGTGGAAGTCCTTCACATCTCCTCCCTCTCGACATTGCTTGGCCTTTCACGCAATGCATTGACAGGGCTGCTACCTTCAACAGTCGGAAGCTTGAAAAATCTAGACATTCTTGATGTCTCAGAGAACCAATTATCCGGCGAAATTCCTGATCGTCTTGGTGAATGTCAGGTCATGGAGTACCTTAACATGAGAGGAAACTTCTTCAATGGAACCATTCCTTTGTCTTTGGCCAATTTAAGAGGCCTTCAGCTGCTAGATCTCTCATGCAACAACTTATCCGGGCGCATTCCAGAATTCCTAGAGAGCTTTCGTCTGCTGCAGAATTTGAACCTCTCTTTCAACAACTTGGAGGGTGAAGTGCCAAAAGGTGGTGTTTTTGGAAATATCAGTGCTATTTCAATCCAGGGAAACACCAAGCTCTGTGGGGGGAACCCAAAGATGAACTTACCACCATGCTCCATTGAAATACCTGCGAAGCGACACAAGTCTCCTAGACTCGCAATTGTGATCTCTCTTGTAGTCTGTGCAATTCTCTGCCTGATCgtgttcttctctctatttgccGCTCGCTGTTGGTCTCAAAAATCACGAAGAGAATCTCCGGCCATGACATTAATCAAAGATCAACATATGAGAGTATCATATGCTGATCTTCTGAAGGCAACTGATGGGTTCTCTCTTGCAAATTTGATCGGAGTCGGAAGCTTTGGTTCAGTGTACAAGGGGATTATGGATCATGGTGACCAAGAAATTGTTGCAGTGAAGGTACTCAACCTCCAACAACATGGTGCCTCTAGGAGCTTCTTTGCTGAGTGTGAAGCCTTGAGAAATATTCGACATCGTAATCTTGTGAAGATCCTAACTTCATGCTCGAGCATGGACTTTGAAGGCAATGATTTCAAAGCTTTAGTATTCGAGTTCTTCCCTATTGGAAGTCTAGAAAAGTGGCTGCATCCAGAATCTAGCGAGCAGAGCAACTCGAGAAAGTTAAGCCTAACCGAGAGGTTGAACATAGCTATTGATGTAGCTTCTGCAGTAGAATATCTCCATTATCATGGCCCAAAACCTATAGTTCACTGCGATCTTAAGCCAAGCAATGTTCTGCTCAGCGACGACATGACGGCACGTGTGAGTGACTTTGGATTAGCAAGGTTCCTAAACAGGACCATCAGTAATTCATTTCTCAATCCGGTAAGCTCCATGGAATTGAAAGGATCCATTGGATATGTTGCTCCAG AGTATGGATTGGCCAACAAAATCTCCACTAATGGGGATGTCTACAGCTTTGGAATACTCCTGCTGGAGCTATTTACTGGAAAAAGACCTACTGATGATATCTTTACAGAAGGATTCAGCCTTCATGAATTTGTTCAAATGGCATTCCCACATGAAGTCCTAGGCATCATGGATCCGCACATGGTCTTgcaggaggaagatggagaagCCAGTGACTACACTCGAAACCTGAGTGACATAAGAGGAGAAGCGGAAAAGTGCATAGCTTCGGTGCTTAAAGTTGGCCTTTCGTGTTCCAAGGAATCACCGATTGAGCGAATGCAGATGATGGATGTTACTAGGGAATTGCATGCAATCAGAGATGCATTACGCTTGGATATCATAGGATGA
- the LOC103721324 gene encoding probable LRR receptor-like serine/threonine-protein kinase At3g47570, with protein sequence MDRIVIALPSSIILPMDLSFIHSILRALWLMHAVLLLPSYATSPASRSSTSTTTILEGNRSAADRLALLSFKSMISNDPSQALASWNDSVPICHWQGVACGRRHPERVAALRLEALNLLGSISPSLANLTFLQRLHLPNNLLHGRIPPELGNLPRLRYLNFSGNSLEGGIPPALSRCPRLQELILGNNMLQGEIPSALSQCRELQILSLRRNFLTGSIPDELASLSKLTYLDLRGNNLTGSIPPSLENLSSLIDLDVNTNSLSGIIPSSLGQLSSLVFLLLQYNNLVGTIPSSLGKLSSLQYLDLSHNNLDGDISPSLGNLSSLLDLNLSYNNLTGSIPPSLGNLSSLTEMDLSINTLSGEIPPSLGLLPSVIALYLSGNALSGGIPPSFGSSSSLTLTAIGLSHNKLSGRIPSSFYNLSSLTILGVADNELIGTLPPDLGRSLPNLQSLLMYFNQFHGPIPASLANASGLQDIELTGNNFTGTIPTSLGALPELYWLSLDRNQLEAGDTHGWSFLTSLTNCSNLQVLQLDDNRLRGTLPSSIANLSTTLQWLVLGGNQISGSLPSDIGKFFNLTLLDLGRSHLTGSIPDSVGELRSLQRLYLSNNKLSGPIPTSIGNLTQLSELDLVVNSLTGSIPATLGNCQALVYLDLSYNKLTGGIPKEVVSLSSLSQYLGLSHNSLVGALPSEIGSLTNLRGLQLFENNLTGEIPSSIGECQVLEFLYMNGNHFQGIIPQSMSNLKGIQELDLSSNNLSGGVPRFLEDFRFLQHLNLSFNNFEGEVPTKGVFRNLSAFSVVGNDDLCGGDPKLGLKKCSPRTNKRRNRSAPIKAIIPVAAALLFLLLIICLLIIRYRLYKSRKQVPSAALVEEQLIRVSYSDLLKATDGFSSANLIGAGGYGSVYKGIMELAEERIVAVKVLNLLQRGASRSFMAECNALRSIRHRNLVKVITSCSSVDYKGDDFKALVFEFMPNGSLENWLHPQASDQSRETNLSLIQRLNIAVDVASALDYLHHHGPAPIVHCDLKPSNVLLDEDMTAHVGDFGLARFLTKTVSKASQNPSSSIGVKGTIGYVAPEYGVANQVSTEGDVYSYGILLLEMFTGRRPTEETLKEGTGLCKSVEMAFPERVIDIIDPCLLSEEKDGGVRRRTREFLVSMLRIGLLCSKESPKERMQMEDVIKELLKARDALTGGERRNRNRPKGEGPSTVDDDEWV encoded by the exons ATGGATCGTATTGTGATTGCCCTCCCTTCCTCCATTATCCTCCCAATGGATCTCTCATTCATCCATTCCATTCTCAGGGCGCTTTGGCTAATGCATGCCGTCCTTCTTCTACCAAGCTATGCCACCTCACCTGCCTCCCGTTCTTCAACTTCCACCACCACCATCTTAGAAGGGAACAGGAGTGCTGCCGATCGTCTTGCCCTGCTCTCCTTCAAGTCCATGATCTCAAATGATCCATCCCAAGCCTTGGCCTCATGGAATGACTCCGTTCCTATCTGCCATTGGCAAGGGGTGGCATGCGGCCGTCGCCACCCCGAAAGGGTCGCTGCCTTGAGACTCGAGGCCCTGAACCTACTGggctccatatcaccctccttaGCCAACCTCACCTTCCTCCAGAGGCTCCATCTCCCCAACAACCTCCTCCATGGCCGCATCCCGCCGGAGCTTGGCAATCTACCCCGTCTACGTTATCTCAATTTCAGCGGAAACTCCCTCGAAGGCGGAATTCCGCCCGCTCTTTCTCGCTGTCCTCGTCTCCAAGAACTCATTCTTGGGAACAACATGCTTCAAGGGGAGATTCCGTCTGCTCTAAGCCAATGTCGAGAACTCCAAATCCTGAGCCTACGCCGCAACTTTCTCACGGGGAGCATCCCTGATGAGCTTGCCTCCCTCTCGAAGCTCACCTACCTCGACCTCCGCGGCAACAACCTCACAGGCAGCATCCCTCCTTCCTTGGAGAACCTCTCCTCTCTCATCGACCTCGACGTCAACACCAACTCCCTTTCAGGCATCATCCCCTCCTCCTTGGGTCAGCTCTCATCCCTCGTCTTTCTTCTTCTACAATATAACAACCTCGTGGgcaccatcccttcttctcttgGAAAACTCTCCTCTCTTCAGTACCTGGACCTATCGCATAACAATCTAGATGGAGACATCTCACCTTCGCTAGGaaacctctcctctcttctcgatCTGAACCTATCGTATAACAATCTAACTGGAAGCATCCCACCCTCGTTAGGGAACCTCTCCTCTCTCACCGAGATGGACCTCAGCATCAACACCCTCTCAGGAGAAATCCCTCCTTCCCTTGGACTCCTGCCTTCAGTCATCGCTCTCTATCTCTCGGGAAACGCACTATCTGGAGGCATCCCACCTTCATTCGGGTCCTCCAGTTCTCTCACTCTCACAGCTATCGGGCTATCGCATAACAAGTTGTCGGGCAGGATTCCTTCCTCCTTCTACAACCTCTCGAGCCTCACCATCCTTGGTGTCGCTGATAACGAGCTCATCGGCACTCTTCCACCTGACTTGGGCCGCTCTCTTCCTAATCTCCAGTCACTCCTCATGTACTTCAACCAATTTCACGGGCCCATCCCCGCGTCGCTCGCCAATGCATCAGGCCTCCAAGACATCGAGCTCACAGGAAATAACTTCACCGGAACGATCCCCACGAGCCTGGGTGCCCTGCCGGAGCTATACTGGCTGAGTCTGGACAGGAATCAACTAGAAGCCGGAGATACCCATGGCTGGAGCTTCCTCACTTCCTTGACGAACTGCAGCAACCTACAGGTGCTGCAGCTTGACGACAACAGGCTCCGAGGCACGCTGCCCAGCTCCATCGCAAACCTCTCCACCACCCTCCAATGGCTGGTTCTGGGAGGGAACCAAATATCAGGCAGCCTTCCTTCCGATATCGGGAAATTCTTCAACCTGACTCTCCTCGACCTGGGCCGGAGCCACCTCACCGGCAGTATTCCTGACTCCGTTGGAGAACTCCGGAGCTTACAAAGACTTTACCTGTCTAATAACAAGTTGTCAGGTCCGATTCCCACCTCCATCGGCAACCTGACTCAGCTGAGCGAACTTGATTTAGTAGTCAATTCTTTGACTGGTAGCATCCCTGCGACCCTGGGTAACTGTCAAGCTTTGGTTTATCTTGATCTTTCGTACAATAAGCTTACAGGCGGCATACCCAAAGAGGTTGTCAGCCTCTCCTCGCTCTCCCAGTACCTCGGCTTGTCGCATAATTCGCTCGTCGGGGCCCTGCCTTCGGAAATCGGTAGCTTGACAAATCTCCGCGGGCTGCAGTTATTTGAAAACAACTTAACTGGTGAGATTCCTAGCAGCATTGGAGAATGCCAGGTCTTGGAGTTCCTATACATGAACGGCAACCACTTCCAAGGGATCATTCCCCAATCGATGAGCAATTTGAAAGGGATTCAAGAGTTGGATCTTTCGAGCAACAACTTGTCAGGTGGTGTCCCACGGTTTCTAGAGGACTTCAGGTTTCTGCAGCACCTGAATCTCTCCTTTAACAATTTTGAAGGTGAGGTGCCAACTAAAGGAGTTTTTCGAAATCTGAGTGCCTTCTCGGTTGTTGGTAATGACGATCTCTGTGGTGGCGACCCAAAATTGGGGCTGAAAAAATGTTCCCCACGAACCAATAAGAGAAGAAATCGATCGGCGCCGATCAAAGCGATCATTCCAGTTGCTGCTGCACTGCTGTTTCTACTCCTGATAATATGCTTGCTAATCATTCGTTATAGGTTATATAAATCAAGAAAGCAGGTGCCATCAGCAGCCTTGGTAGAAGAACAGCTTATCAGGGTCTCTTACTCTGACCTTCTTAAAGCAACAGATGGGTTCTCATCGGCAAATTTGATTGGTGCTGGAGGTTATGGTTCAGTGTATAAAGGAATTATGGAACTTGCCGAAGAGAGAATTGTAGCTGTGAAGGTACTCAACCTTCTGCAGAGAGGGGCTTCCAGGAGTTTTATGGCTGAATGTAATGCTTTGAGAAGTATCCGACATCGGAATCTCGTCAAGGTAATAACATCCTGTTCCAGTGTGGATTATAAAGGGGATGATTTCAAAGCTCTAGTTTTTGAGTTCATGCCTAATGGGAGTCTGGAGAACTGGTTGCACCCACAAGCAAGTGATCAAAGTCGAGAGACAAATCTAAGTCTCATCCAGAGGCTGAACATAGCCGTAGACGTTGCCTCTGCATTGGATTATCTTCATCACCATGGCCCAGCCCCAATCGTTCACTGTGATCTCAAGCCAAGCAATGTTCTTCTCGATGAAGATATGACTGCTCATGTAGGCGACTTTGGGCTGGCAAGGTTTCTTACTAAAACGGTTAGCAAGGCATCTCAGAATCCATCCTCATCAATTGGAGTGAAGGGGACCATTGGGTATGTTGCTCCAG AATATGGGGTGGCCAACCAAGTATCTACTGAAGGAGATGTGTACAGCTATGGAATACTTCTGTTGGAGATGTTTACAGGGAGGAGACCGACCGAAGAGACACTGAAGGAAGGCACAGGCCTTTGTAAGTCTGTTGAGATGGCCTTTCCTGAAAGAGTCATTGATATCATAGATCCATGCCTACTCTCAGAAGAGAAAGATGGAGGAGTAAGACGAAGAACACGAGAGTTCTTGGTTTCCATGCTTAGGATTGGCCTCTTATGCTCGAAGGAATCACCAAAGGAGCGAATGCAGATGGAAGACGTGATCAAGGAATTGCTTAAGGCCAGGGATGCATTAACAGGTGGAGAAAGGAGAAACAGAAACCGTCCTAAAGGAGAAGGTCCATCAACCGTTGATGACGATGAGTGGGTGTGA
- the LOC108511808 gene encoding receptor kinase-like protein Xa21, whose translation MALVCDHFFLRQTWLPSLIIHAAFLLPCKAAISPPSNSPTTIAALGKLNNVTDRLALLSFKSMISNDPFQALALWNDSTPTCQWQGVACSRRHPERVTALNLDSLDLMGTISPSLANLTFLQRLHLPGNQLHGHLPSEFGSLSRLRYLNLSMNSLEGGIPPALSQCRFLEVLSLGNNKLQGEIPFNLSQCRRLQILSLRSNFLAGSIPGELGSLSELTFLDLRINKLTGNIPPSLGNLSSLIDLDVNTNSLSGTIPSSLGQLPSLVFLLVQSNNLVGWIPSSLGKLSSLQYLNMSNNSLKGGIPPTLGNLSSLLVLDLSHNNLTEAIPPSLGNLSALTNMELSFNTLSGEIPPTIGSLPFLTNLYLTANTLSGGIPPSLGTLPSLKFLGLSHNKFSGMIPSSIYNLSSLISLGVADNQLVGTLPPDMGHGLPRLQSLLMYFNQFHGSIPASLTNASGLQDIELTGNQFTGTIPSNLGALGELYWLNLDRNQLEARDADGWSFITSLTNCSNLQVLELDNNGLGGTLPSSIVNLSTTLQWLGLGGNQISGTLPNEIGKFVYLNFFAMDRNLLTGSIPATIGELQNVIILDLHANNFSGGIPSTIGNLTQLNELYLGDNALRGSIPVTLGNLTALGHLDLSYNQLTGSVPREVVSLSSLSRYLGLSHNSLVGALPSEIGRLKNLRELHVSENNLTGEIPRSIGECQVMEYLYMEGNHFQGIIPLSASNLKGIQELDLSRNNLSGAIPQFLEEFRSLRYLNLSFNNFEGEAPTKGVFKNLSAISVVGNDELCGGDPKLQLKQCPLQNRERRHKTLLIKVIIPVAAVLLCLVLLICLLAIRSWFDGSRKKSPPNTLLEDQHVRISYSQLLKATDGFSAANLIGTGSYGSVYKGIIDFGEEKIVAVKVLNLLQRGASRSFTAECNALRSTRHRNLLKVITSCSSVDYKGNDFKAIVYEFMPNGSLEKWLHSEEGDQSRERNLSLIQRLNIAIDVASALDYLHHDGPTPIVHCDLKPSNVLLDNNMTAHVGDFGLARFLTKTVSKSSQNSSISIGLKGTIGYVAPEYGVANQVSIEGDVYSYGILLLEMFTGKRPTDETLKEGLGLHRFLEMAFPERVMDIADPRLLSEESDGEANDRIQDAGSISTQECLVSVLGIGLLCSKESPRERMQMADVIKELLVTRDALTEAGTYGDRRRRDRFNGEGPSTIDNNGMK comes from the exons ATGGCGCTTGTTTGTGATCACTTCTTCCTGAGACAAACTTGGCTGCCTTCTTTGATCATCCATGCTGCCTTTCTCCTCCCATGCAAAGCTGCCATCTCTCCACCCTCCAATTCCCCAACCACCATTGCCGCCTTAGGAAAGCTTAACAATGTCACCGACCGGCTCGCCCTCCTCTCTTTCAAGTCCATGATCTCCAATGACCCATTCCAAGCCTTGGCCTTGTGGAACGACTCCACACCTACATGCCAATGGCAAGGGGTGGCATGTAGTCGACGCCACCCCGAGAGAGTCACAGCACTGAACCTCGACTCCCTGGACTTAATGGGCACCATATCACCCTCCTTAGCCAACCTCACCTTTCTCCAAAGGCTCCACCTCCCAGGGAACCAACTCCATGGCCACCTTCCATCTGAGTTTGGCAGTTTGTCTCGCCTACGATATCTAAATTTGAGCATGAACTCCCTTGAAGGAGGGATTCCACCCGCTCTGTCTCAGTGCCGTTTTCTCGAGGTTCTCAGTTTAGGGAATAACAAGCTCCAAGGAGAGATTCCTTTCAACCTCAGCCAATGTCGACGTCTCCAAATCCTTAGCCTACGCAGCAACTTTCTAGCAGGAAGCATCCCCGGCGAGCTCGGCTCTCTTTCGGAGCTCACCTTTCTCGACCTGCGCATCAATAAACTCACAGGCAACATCCCTCCTTCCTTGGGGAACCTCTCCTCTCTCATCGACCTTGACGTCAATACCAACTCCCTTTCAGGTACCATTCCCTCCTCTTTGGGCCAGCTCCCATCTCTGGTCTTCCTACTTGTTCAGAGTAACAACCTTGTGGGCTGGATCCCCTCTTCTCTTGGAAAACTCTCCTCTCTTCAATACCTGAACATGTCAAATAACAGTCTGAAAGGAGGCATACCACCTACACTGGGgaacctctcctctcttctggtTCTGGACCTATCCCATAACAATCTAACCGAAGCCATCCCACCTTCACTTGGGAATCTCTCTGCTCTCACCAACATGGAACTTAGCTTCAACACCCTCTCAGGTGAGATCCCACCTACAATTGGGTCCCTCCCTTTTCTCACCAACCTTTATCTCACTGCAAACACTCTCTCTGGAGGCATCCCACCTTCATTAGGGACTCTCCCTTCTCTCAAATTTCTCGGGCTGTCGCATAACAAATTCTCGGGCATGATTCCGTCATCCATCTACAATCTTTCGAGCCTTATTTCCCTTGGTGTGGCTGATAACCAGCTCGTCGGCACCCTCCCACCCGACATGGGCCATGGTCTTCCCAGACTCCAGAGCCTCTTGATGTATTTCAATCAGTTCCATGGCTCGATCCCTGCATCACTAACCAATGCTTCCGGCCTCCAAGACATCGAGCTCACCGGAAACCAGTTCACCGGCACAATCCCATCAAATCTGGGGGCCTTGGGCGAACTGTATTGGCTAAATCTAGATAGAAATCAGCTAGAAGCCAGAGATGCCGACGGCTGGAGCTTCATCACCTCATTAACGAACTGCAGCAACCTACAAGTATTGGAGCTTGACAATAATGGGCTTGGAGGCACATTGCCCAGCTCCATAGTCAACCTCTCCACCACCCTTCAATGGTTGGGATTGGGAGGAAACCAGATATCAGGTACCTTGCCAAATGAAATTGGCAAGTTTGTCTACCTAAACTTTTTCGCCATGGACCGAAACCTTCTCACTGGAAGTATTCCTGCCACCATTGGAGAACTTCAGAATGTGATAATCCTTGACCTTCATGCCAACAACTTCTCTGGCGGAATTCCATCCACCATTGGCAACCTGACTCAGCTGAACGAACTTTATCTAGGAGACAATGCCTTGAGAGGAAGCATCCCTGTGACCTTGGGGAACTTGACAGCCTTGGGACATTTAGACCTTTCATACAATCAGCTCACTGGCAGCGTACCCAGAGAGGTTGTTAGCCTTTCCTCGCTTTCCAGATACCTCGGCTTGTCGCATAATTCGCTCGTCGGGGCCCTCCCTTCAGAAATTGGTCGCTTGAAAAATCTCCGTGAATTACATGTTTCTGAAAACAACTTGACAGGTGAAATTCCTAGAAGCATTGGAGAATGCCAGGTCATGGAGTATCTGTATATGGAAGGCAACCACTTCCAAGGGATCATTCCCCTATCAGCAAGCAATTTGAAAGGTATTCAAGAATTAGATCTTTCACGCAACAACTTGTCAGGTGCCATCCCTCAATTTCTAGAGGAGTTTAGATCTCTGCGCTATTTGAATCTCTCTTTCAACAATTTTGAAGGAGAGGCGCCAACCAAAGGAGTCTTCAAAAATCTGAGTGCCATTTCAGTTGTTGGAAATGATGAGCTTTGTGGTGGTGACCCAAAATTGCAGTTGAAGCAATGCCCCCTACAAAACCGTGAGAGAAGACACAAAACTCTGCTAATCAAAGTAATCATCCCAGTTGCTGCTGTGTTACTATGCCTAGTCCTACTAATATGTTTGCTAGCTATTCGTTCTTGGTTCGATGGTTCAAGAAAGAAATCTCCACCAAACACCCTCTTGGAAGACCAACATGTCAGGATCTCTTACTCTCAGCTGCTTAAAGCAACTGATGGATTCTCTGCAGCAAATTTGATTGGGACTGGAAGTTACGGCTCAGTGTACAAAGGGATTATCGATTTCGGTGAAGAAAAGATTGTGGCTGTCAAGGTACTAAACCTTCTACAGCGAGGAGCATCTAGGAGTTTCACAGCTGAATGCAATGCCTTGAGAAGTACCCGACATCGAAATCTCCTCAAAGTAATAACATCCTGTTCCAGTGTGGATTATAAAGGGAATGATTTCAAAGCTATAGTCTATGAGTTCATGCCTAATGGGAGCCTAGAGAAGTGGTTGCATTCAGAAGAAGGTGATCAAAGTCGAGAGAGAAATCTGAGCCTCATCCAGAGGTTGAACATAGCCATAGATGTAGCTTCTGCATTGGATTATCTTCATCATGATGGCCCAACTCCAATCGTTCATTGTGATCTCAAGCCAAGTAATGTTCTTCTCGATAACAACATGACTGCTCATGTGGGTGACTTCGGGCTGGCCAGGTTTCTTACTAAAACTGTTAGTAAGTCATCTCAGAATTCATCCATATCAATTGGACTGAAGGGGACAATTGGGTATGTTGCTCCAG AGTATGGGGTAGCCAACCAAGTCTCTATTGAAGGAGATGTTTACAGTTATGGAATACTTCTGCTAGAGATGTTTACTGGGAAGAGACCAACTGATGAGACATTGAAAGAAGGCCTAGGCCTTCATAGGTTTCTTGAAATGGCCTTCCCTGAAAGAGTCATGGATATTGCAGATCCACGCCTGCTATCAGAAGAGAGTGACGGAGAAGCCAATGATAGAATTCAGGATGCTGGTAGTATAAGTACACAGGAGTGCTTGGTTTCTGTTCTTGGAATTGGCCTCTTGTGCTCCAAGGAATCACCAAGGGAACGGATGCAGATGGCAGATGTGATAAAGGAATTGCTTGTGACTAGAGATGCACTAACTGAAGCAGGAACTTATGGGGATAGGAGACGCAGAGACCGTTTTAATGGCGAAGGCCCATCAACCATTGACAACAATGGAATGAAGTAG
- the LOC103696346 gene encoding iron-sulfur assembly protein IscA, chloroplastic: protein MALSVTPGSFLCRLPGNPRTPAAVRSSISFATLLNRRKTISIRCSAASAALASGNVAPAISVSDKALNHLNKVRSERNEDLCLRIGVKQGGCSGMSYTMEFDSRANTRSDDSVIEYDGFTIVCDPKSLLFIYGMQLDFSDALIGGGFSFKNPNAMQTCSCGKSFAADKSTSPKSGQCL from the exons ATGGCGCTCTCCGTAACCCCTGGCTCCTTCCTCTGCCGTTTACCTGGGAATCCCCGGACACCGGCCGCCGTCCGCTCTTCTATTTCTTTCGCTACCCTTCTCAACCGCAGGAAGACCATCTCCATTCGATGCTCCGCGGCTTCAG CAGCACTGGCCTCTGGTAATGTTGCACCTGCAATTTCGGTGTCTGACAAGGCGTTGAACCATCTGAATAAGGTAAGGTCGGAACGAAATGAAGATCTGTGCTTAAGAATTGGAGTTAAGCAAGGTGGTTGCTCTGGCATGTCTTACACTATGGAGTTTGATAGTCGAGCTAATACAAGATCTGATGATTCGGTTATAGAATATGATGGTTTCACAATTG TTTGTGATCCGAAGAGCCTTCTCTTCATATATGGTATGCAGCTGGACTTCAGTGATGCACTCATTGGTGGAGGTTTCTCATTTAAGAACCCAAACGCAATGCAAACTTGCAGTTGTGGTAAATCCTTTGCTGCTGACAAGAGTACGAGTCCTAAATCTGGACAATGTCTGTGA